From Endozoicomonas sp. 8E, the proteins below share one genomic window:
- the mnmC gene encoding bifunctional tRNA (5-methylaminomethyl-2-thiouridine)(34)-methyltransferase MnmD/FAD-dependent 5-carboxymethylaminomethyl-2-thiouridine(34) oxidoreductase MnmC → MSRKSDSAILPVTHADLEWKENGQPASTAFDDIYFSTASGIRETRHVFIEGNDLPKRFAALNQNESFTLAETGFGTGLNFLCAWACFDQEAPQSARLHFVSTEKYPLSRKDLQKALSLWPELVKYTTPLIECYIPAIEGHQHFSFADGRVKLTLCMGDVLNTLPELEGRVDAWFLDGFSPAKNPEMWQPELFTFMADKSHAGATYATFTAARIVRDGLSQAGFSVEKSDGFGHKRDMIKGRLSQTAKDQNTRPIWFQNPGQRNTDKIVQSAIVVGGGLAGCSTARALAERGWQVTLVEQHQALAMEASGNPQGILYTKLSANKTPLSRFITQGYLYSIHLLNTFASVQPELWQQSGVVQLAINEKVRQRQQDLAQLFPTDFLRALSSQELSRIAGLTLDHDGLYFPNAGWVNPALFCQTLANHDNIKLFSDRRLESLEYGSDGWTLTLQSDGASRIMKSRNVIIACARASSQLPALNFIPLKNIRGQITKISCTDDSALLKTTVCGDGYAAPAVHGRHTIGATFDFHSDSTEVLQEDHEKNLAMQKKCAPTLYRALGGEQANISGGRASFRCTTPDYMPAVGEIVDQKDFLNEFAMLRKNMKHPFTHPPEYLNGLYINAGHGSRGLITAPLSGELLAAQMNGECSPVASDLLDHLNPTRFLVRAMSRNQM, encoded by the coding sequence ATGAGCCGTAAATCCGATTCTGCAATCCTTCCTGTCACCCATGCAGACCTTGAATGGAAAGAAAACGGTCAGCCTGCATCCACTGCATTTGATGACATTTACTTTTCTACCGCTTCGGGCATCAGGGAAACCCGGCACGTATTTATTGAAGGTAATGATCTGCCAAAGCGCTTCGCCGCTTTGAACCAGAACGAAAGCTTTACGCTTGCAGAAACCGGTTTTGGAACAGGGCTCAACTTTCTCTGCGCCTGGGCCTGTTTCGATCAAGAAGCGCCTCAGTCGGCAAGACTTCATTTTGTATCAACCGAAAAGTATCCCTTGTCCCGCAAAGATCTTCAGAAAGCACTCTCTCTGTGGCCAGAACTGGTAAAATACACGACACCACTGATTGAATGCTATATACCCGCCATAGAAGGACATCAGCATTTCAGCTTTGCTGATGGAAGAGTCAAACTGACACTCTGCATGGGCGATGTGCTAAACACACTGCCTGAGTTGGAAGGTCGGGTTGATGCCTGGTTTCTTGATGGCTTCAGCCCCGCGAAAAACCCTGAGATGTGGCAGCCGGAACTGTTCACATTTATGGCAGATAAAAGCCATGCAGGCGCCACCTACGCAACTTTTACGGCCGCCAGAATCGTCAGAGACGGACTCAGTCAGGCAGGCTTCAGTGTCGAAAAAAGCGACGGCTTCGGGCACAAACGGGATATGATCAAAGGCAGGCTTAGTCAAACAGCTAAAGATCAGAATACCAGGCCGATATGGTTTCAGAATCCCGGCCAGCGTAATACTGATAAAATAGTTCAGAGTGCCATCGTCGTTGGCGGAGGACTTGCTGGCTGCAGCACAGCAAGAGCATTGGCTGAAAGGGGATGGCAGGTCACGCTGGTCGAGCAACATCAGGCTCTGGCCATGGAGGCATCCGGCAATCCTCAGGGCATTCTTTATACCAAGCTGTCGGCCAATAAAACGCCTCTCAGTCGATTTATCACCCAGGGCTACCTCTACTCCATTCATTTATTGAACACTTTTGCCAGTGTCCAACCGGAACTCTGGCAACAATCCGGTGTTGTACAGCTGGCTATCAATGAGAAAGTTCGACAACGCCAACAGGACCTGGCACAACTCTTTCCCACTGACTTTCTCAGAGCCCTCTCCAGCCAGGAGCTTTCCAGGATCGCTGGCCTGACGCTGGATCATGATGGCCTTTATTTCCCGAATGCGGGATGGGTAAACCCTGCCCTTTTCTGCCAGACTCTGGCGAACCACGACAATATCAAACTATTTTCTGATAGAAGACTAGAGTCTCTTGAATATGGGTCTGATGGCTGGACTTTAACCCTTCAGAGCGACGGCGCTTCCCGGATAATGAAGTCCCGCAACGTCATCATTGCCTGTGCCAGAGCATCCAGCCAATTGCCCGCACTGAATTTTATTCCACTAAAGAACATCAGAGGGCAAATCACCAAGATAAGCTGCACTGACGACAGTGCCTTGCTAAAAACAACCGTCTGCGGCGATGGCTATGCAGCTCCTGCCGTCCACGGCCGTCATACCATTGGAGCCACTTTCGACTTTCACAGTGACTCGACTGAGGTGTTACAAGAAGATCATGAGAAAAACCTGGCGATGCAAAAGAAATGTGCGCCCACACTCTACCGGGCATTGGGAGGGGAACAGGCCAACATTTCAGGAGGCAGAGCCAGCTTTCGTTGCACGACGCCTGATTACATGCCTGCTGTGGGTGAGATTGTTGACCAGAAAGACTTTCTGAATGAGTTTGCCATGCTACGCAAAAACATGAAGCACCCATTCACTCATCCTCCTGAATACCTGAATGGTCTGTATATCAATGCCGGTCATGGCTCCAGAGGATTGATTACAGCACCTCTGTCTGGAGAATTATTGGCTGCACAAATGAATGGTGAGTGCTCACCTGTCGCTTCTGATCTTCTGGATCATCTGAACCCAACCCGGTTTCTGGTAAGGGCAATGAGTCGAAATCAGATGTAA
- a CDS encoding tRNA dihydrouridine synthase, producing the protein MSTITLAPMEGVVDYLLRELLTEAGGIDLCVTEFIRITDTRLPTQTFHRICPELRHGCRTRNGTPVHIQFLGNNPEMMAYNAAKAARLGALGVDLNFGCPAKCVVRHKGGAILLKEPELIHKIVSTVRKAVPDEVPVTAKMRLGYLDSDLALDNALAIESAGASSLVVHARNKLQGYKPPAHWQELVQLREALSIPLVANGDIFNVEDAQRCREVSGCQDIMIGRGILRDPDLPAAIVASELSQGQEERWTRSLSLIQRFTEKVVSAPDNPGQEHPYFINNPRRYLDGRLKQWLSMMSKSSDNARELFEKVKRETCLQTLSHIIREAT; encoded by the coding sequence ATGAGCACTATAACCTTGGCCCCCATGGAAGGTGTCGTCGACTATCTGCTACGGGAGCTACTGACCGAGGCCGGTGGCATTGATCTGTGTGTAACAGAATTTATCCGTATTACCGACACCCGGCTACCGACGCAAACGTTTCACCGGATCTGTCCGGAACTCAGGCACGGCTGTCGTACTCGAAACGGAACTCCCGTCCACATTCAGTTTCTTGGCAACAATCCGGAAATGATGGCCTACAACGCGGCCAAGGCTGCCCGACTCGGCGCACTGGGGGTGGATTTGAACTTTGGCTGCCCGGCTAAGTGTGTTGTTCGTCATAAAGGAGGTGCAATACTTCTGAAGGAACCCGAGCTTATTCATAAGATTGTTTCAACGGTACGCAAAGCGGTTCCTGATGAGGTACCCGTCACTGCCAAAATGAGACTGGGTTATCTGGATAGTGACCTTGCCCTGGACAATGCCCTGGCCATAGAAAGTGCCGGTGCCAGCTCTCTGGTGGTTCACGCCAGAAACAAACTTCAGGGTTATAAACCGCCTGCCCACTGGCAAGAGTTGGTTCAATTACGAGAGGCTCTGTCCATTCCCCTGGTAGCCAATGGCGATATTTTTAACGTTGAGGATGCCCAACGGTGTCGGGAAGTATCCGGCTGTCAGGACATTATGATTGGCCGGGGTATCCTTCGCGATCCTGATCTACCTGCCGCCATTGTCGCCAGCGAACTTAGCCAGGGTCAGGAAGAACGCTGGACTCGCTCTCTTTCACTGATCCAGAGGTTTACCGAAAAAGTAGTCTCTGCACCCGATAATCCGGGGCAGGAGCACCCTTATTTCATCAACAACCCCAGACGCTATCTGGATGGCAGGCTTAAGCAGTGGTTAAGCATGATGAGTAAAAGCTCTGACAACGCCCGCGAACTGTTTGAAAAAGTGAAGCGGGAGACCTGCCTGCAAACCCTCTCCCATATCATCAGGGAAGCCACATGA
- the pflB gene encoding formate C-acetyltransferase, translated as MSTQAKDLPAGWAGFARGEWTESVNVRDFIQKNYTPYEGGDDFLADATEATSRLWDDVMEGIKEENRTHAPIDFDHDLPSTITSHEAGYIQKGLEKIVGLQTDKPLKRGMIANGGIRMVETSCEVYGKVLDPMVKKIFTEYRKTHNAGVFDVYTPSIRNCRKSGVITGLPDAYGRGRIIGDYRRVALYGIDRLIADKRVQHGELDSVLESGENLEQTIQLREEIMEQIRALMQIKEMAASYGCDISQPAVTAQEAVQWTYFGYLAAVKSQNGAAMSLGRTATFLDIYIQRDLEAGRITEVDAQELIDHFVMKLRMVRFLRTPEYDELFSGDPIWATESIGGMGLDGRTLVTKNSFRFLHTLYTMGPSPEPNITVLWSEGLPQGFKEFCARVSIDTSSIQYENDDLMRPDMDSDDYAIACCVSPMVVGKQMQFFGARANLAKTLLYAINGGVDEKLKVQIGPKVAPITDDVLDYDAVYASMDHLMDWLATQYVTALNTIHYMHDKYSYEASQMALHDRDVVRTMATGIAGLSVAADSLSAIRYARVKPVRDEDGLAVDFEIEGDYPKFGNNEERVDTIACELVETFMKKVAAHKTYRNAIPTQSILTITSNVVYGKKTGNTPDGRRAGQPFGPGANPMHGRDTSGAIASLSSVAKLPFSYAKDGISYTFSIVPKALGKDEDGRRRNLVGLMDGYFHHEVDREGGQHLNVNVLNREMLEDAVVNPDKYPSLTIRVSGYAVRFNSLTPEQQRDVITRTFTATL; from the coding sequence ATGAGCACTCAAGCCAAAGACCTACCAGCAGGATGGGCGGGGTTCGCCCGGGGTGAATGGACCGAAAGCGTCAATGTCAGGGATTTCATCCAGAAGAACTATACCCCTTATGAAGGGGGTGACGATTTCCTGGCCGACGCCACTGAGGCCACCAGTCGTCTCTGGGATGATGTCATGGAGGGGATCAAGGAAGAAAACCGCACGCATGCCCCAATTGATTTCGATCATGATCTGCCTTCAACCATTACCTCACATGAAGCCGGTTACATTCAGAAAGGTCTGGAGAAGATCGTTGGTCTGCAGACTGACAAGCCTCTGAAGCGGGGTATGATTGCCAATGGTGGTATCCGCATGGTGGAAACTTCCTGTGAAGTGTACGGGAAGGTTCTGGACCCCATGGTGAAAAAGATCTTCACTGAATACCGAAAAACCCACAATGCCGGTGTATTTGACGTTTACACGCCTTCTATCCGCAATTGTCGCAAGTCCGGTGTTATTACCGGTCTGCCAGATGCCTACGGTCGTGGACGAATCATAGGTGATTATCGTCGTGTAGCTCTGTACGGTATTGATCGTCTGATTGCAGACAAGAGAGTACAGCACGGAGAGCTGGATTCCGTGCTGGAATCGGGAGAGAATCTGGAACAAACCATTCAGCTGCGTGAAGAAATTATGGAGCAGATCCGTGCCTTGATGCAGATAAAAGAGATGGCTGCCAGTTATGGTTGCGATATCAGTCAACCAGCAGTAACGGCTCAGGAGGCGGTTCAGTGGACCTACTTCGGTTATCTTGCGGCTGTGAAATCCCAGAATGGTGCGGCCATGTCCCTGGGTCGCACAGCGACTTTCCTGGACATTTATATCCAGCGTGACCTGGAGGCGGGTAGAATCACTGAAGTTGATGCCCAGGAATTGATCGACCACTTTGTCATGAAGCTTCGTATGGTTCGTTTCCTGCGTACGCCAGAGTACGATGAGCTTTTCTCCGGCGATCCAATCTGGGCGACAGAGTCTATTGGTGGTATGGGGCTTGATGGTCGCACACTGGTTACCAAAAACAGCTTCCGTTTCTTGCATACTCTTTACACCATGGGCCCATCACCCGAGCCTAACATTACAGTGCTCTGGTCCGAGGGCTTGCCTCAGGGCTTCAAGGAGTTCTGTGCCAGGGTGTCCATTGATACCAGCTCCATTCAGTACGAGAATGATGACCTGATGCGTCCGGATATGGACAGTGATGATTACGCCATTGCCTGCTGTGTATCCCCAATGGTTGTAGGCAAGCAGATGCAGTTTTTTGGTGCTCGTGCCAACCTGGCCAAAACATTGCTGTACGCCATCAATGGTGGTGTGGATGAAAAGCTGAAGGTTCAGATTGGTCCCAAGGTGGCTCCAATTACCGATGACGTTCTGGATTATGACGCTGTTTACGCCAGCATGGATCATCTGATGGATTGGCTGGCAACCCAGTACGTGACGGCTCTGAATACCATTCATTATATGCATGACAAGTATTCTTATGAAGCCTCTCAAATGGCTCTTCATGACCGTGATGTTGTGCGTACGATGGCCACCGGTATTGCGGGTTTGTCTGTTGCTGCTGACTCTCTGTCTGCGATCAGGTATGCCAGGGTCAAGCCTGTTCGTGACGAAGACGGTCTGGCGGTAGACTTCGAGATTGAAGGCGATTATCCCAAGTTCGGTAACAACGAAGAACGTGTTGATACGATTGCCTGTGAGTTGGTAGAAACCTTCATGAAAAAGGTGGCTGCACACAAAACTTATCGTAATGCCATTCCAACCCAGTCAATCCTGACCATTACTTCCAATGTTGTCTATGGCAAGAAGACCGGTAATACGCCAGACGGTCGTCGTGCAGGCCAGCCATTTGGCCCCGGTGCCAACCCAATGCATGGCCGTGACACAAGTGGCGCGATAGCGTCTCTGAGTTCCGTCGCTAAACTGCCATTCTCTTATGCTAAAGACGGTATTTCTTACACCTTTTCAATAGTGCCAAAAGCATTGGGTAAAGATGAAGACGGTCGTCGTCGTAATTTGGTTGGCCTGATGGACGGTTATTTCCATCATGAAGTTGATCGGGAGGGTGGTCAGCACCTGAATGTGAACGTTCTGAACCGTGAAATGTTGGAGGACGCTGTGGTCAATCCAGACAAGTATCCTTCGCTAACGATTCGCGTGTCTGGCTATGCTGTTCGTTTCAACTCTCTGACTCCTGAGCAACAGAGAGATGTTATTACCAGAACCTTTACAGCAACCCTCTAA
- the udk gene encoding uridine kinase, producing MLKQKTILVGVAGASASGKSLLASTLVEELQSQHVCVISEDSYYKDQTHLAMKQRVQTNYDHPESMDHDLMLEHMKLLIEGQTVDVPLYDYTEHNRKKETRTVPPARVVLIEGILLFTRPDIRETFDLRFYMDTPLDICLIRRLKRDTLERGRDVDSVIRQYLETVRPMFLQFIEPARQHADLIIPHGGKNRIAIDLIKTKIQDLID from the coding sequence ATGCTAAAACAAAAAACCATTCTGGTCGGCGTTGCCGGTGCCTCTGCTTCCGGCAAAAGTCTGCTGGCCAGCACTCTGGTCGAAGAACTACAGTCTCAGCACGTTTGTGTCATCTCCGAAGATTCTTACTACAAGGATCAGACGCACCTGGCTATGAAGCAGAGAGTTCAGACTAACTATGATCATCCTGAGTCCATGGATCATGACTTGATGCTGGAGCATATGAAGCTGCTCATAGAAGGTCAGACAGTGGATGTGCCGCTATATGATTACACAGAGCACAACCGTAAAAAGGAAACCCGCACAGTCCCCCCTGCCCGGGTTGTTCTGATTGAAGGCATTCTGTTGTTTACCCGTCCGGATATCCGTGAAACCTTTGATCTTCGTTTCTATATGGACACACCACTGGACATCTGTCTGATAAGACGACTGAAACGAGATACTCTCGAACGGGGCCGTGATGTTGATTCGGTCATCAGACAATATCTGGAAACGGTTCGCCCAATGTTCTTGCAATTCATTGAGCCTGCCCGCCAGCACGCCGATCTGATCATTCCCCACGGTGGCAAGAACAGAATTGCCATCGACCTGATCAAAACCAAGATTCAGGATCTGATTGATTAA
- a CDS encoding GMP reductase, with amino-acid sequence MRVEADIKLGFKDVLFRPKRSTLKSRSQVSLERTFKFVHTNQEWTGVPVIAANMDTVGTFSIALALAEHKMLTAVHKHYTIEEWGAFLDNAPAGIENHIMVSSGTSEADFSKLNDILALNDNLRFICIDVANGYSEHFVQYVSKVRKQHPDKVIIAGNVVTGEMVEELILKGADIVKVGIGPGSVCTTRVKTGVGYPQLSATIECADAAHGVGGQIISDGGCTCAGDVSKAFGGGADFVMIGGMFAGHDESAGEEVEVDGEKFKLFYGMSSETAMDKHSGGVANYRASEGKTVKVPYRGPVENSVQDILGGVRSTCTYVGAATLKELTKRTTFIRVQEQENRVFN; translated from the coding sequence ATGCGTGTTGAAGCTGATATCAAGCTGGGTTTTAAAGATGTTCTGTTCAGACCCAAGCGTTCAACCCTGAAGAGCCGCTCCCAGGTAAGCCTGGAACGCACCTTCAAATTTGTTCACACCAACCAGGAATGGACTGGTGTTCCTGTCATTGCTGCCAATATGGACACAGTGGGCACTTTTTCCATTGCCCTTGCTCTGGCCGAACACAAGATGCTGACTGCAGTGCACAAACACTACACCATTGAAGAATGGGGTGCATTTCTGGACAATGCACCCGCAGGTATTGAAAACCATATCATGGTAAGCAGTGGCACATCCGAGGCCGACTTCTCCAAGCTCAACGATATCCTGGCACTGAACGACAATCTTCGTTTTATCTGCATTGATGTTGCCAATGGCTACTCCGAACACTTTGTTCAATACGTCTCCAAGGTTCGTAAGCAGCACCCTGACAAAGTCATTATTGCCGGCAACGTAGTCACCGGTGAAATGGTCGAAGAGCTGATTCTGAAGGGTGCTGACATTGTCAAGGTGGGCATCGGACCGGGCTCTGTCTGTACCACCCGTGTCAAAACCGGTGTGGGCTACCCACAACTATCTGCGACGATCGAATGCGCTGATGCAGCTCACGGTGTCGGTGGTCAGATTATCTCTGACGGTGGCTGTACCTGTGCAGGTGACGTTTCCAAAGCCTTCGGCGGTGGCGCTGACTTTGTCATGATTGGCGGCATGTTTGCCGGTCACGACGAATCCGCTGGTGAAGAAGTGGAAGTAGATGGCGAGAAATTCAAACTGTTCTACGGAATGAGTTCCGAGACCGCTATGGATAAGCACTCTGGCGGCGTTGCCAACTATCGCGCCTCTGAAGGTAAAACCGTTAAGGTGCCTTACCGTGGCCCCGTTGAAAACAGTGTCCAGGACATCCTGGGTGGCGTTCGCTCAACATGCACATATGTAGGCGCAGCTACCCTGAAAGAACTGACCAAGCGAACCACCTTTATTCGCGTTCAGGAACAGGAAAACAGGGTCTTTAACTAG
- a CDS encoding methylglyoxal synthase has product MEYKTHVVPVKKSIALVAHDKKKEELMEWALRHRDELINHQLFATGTTGNLLEKTLSLPVRKFISGPLGGDQQIGALISESKLDLLVFFWDPFESQPHDPDVKALLRIAAVWNIPVACNQSSAEFMFSSKMMSQSHERKIPDYEHYLESRTF; this is encoded by the coding sequence ATGGAATATAAAACACATGTCGTGCCAGTAAAAAAGAGCATTGCACTGGTAGCTCACGATAAAAAGAAGGAAGAGCTGATGGAATGGGCTCTGCGTCATCGTGATGAGCTGATCAATCATCAGTTATTTGCTACGGGCACAACTGGCAATCTTCTGGAAAAGACCCTGTCTCTGCCCGTCAGGAAGTTCATCAGCGGTCCATTGGGAGGCGATCAGCAGATCGGTGCATTGATCTCCGAAAGTAAACTGGATCTGTTGGTGTTCTTCTGGGATCCCTTTGAGTCGCAGCCCCATGATCCGGATGTGAAAGCGTTGCTGAGAATTGCAGCAGTCTGGAATATTCCAGTGGCCTGTAACCAGAGCTCTGCTGAATTTATGTTTTCTTCAAAAATGATGAGTCAGAGTCACGAAAGAAAGATTCCCGATTATGAACATTATCTCGAGTCCAGAACCTTTTGA
- the pflA gene encoding pyruvate formate-lyase-activating protein, which translates to MAIGRVHSMDSFGTVDGPGIRYVVFMQGCLMRCRYCHNRDTWDLREGGEMKSHREVFREIKKVKSFLSGGVTVTGGEPVLQAEFVADLFEECRREGIHTCLDTNGFAKHINYDVTRLLSNTDLVLLDIKHMDEEMHHKLTYVTGSHTRHFAEYLAEIKKPVWIRYVVVDGYTVDPHYAGMLAEFIEPMKNVEKVEILPYHSLGVHKWNLLNDTYELEKVTPPTREQLDLIRDEFTSRGVVAAY; encoded by the coding sequence ATGGCAATTGGGCGTGTTCACTCCATGGATTCATTTGGAACTGTAGATGGCCCGGGTATTCGTTATGTGGTCTTTATGCAGGGTTGTTTGATGCGATGCCGTTATTGCCACAATCGGGACACCTGGGATCTTCGTGAAGGCGGGGAGATGAAAAGCCACAGAGAGGTATTTCGGGAAATCAAAAAAGTTAAAAGCTTTCTTTCAGGGGGCGTAACCGTCACCGGTGGTGAGCCTGTTTTACAGGCTGAATTTGTTGCTGACCTGTTTGAAGAGTGCCGTCGGGAAGGGATTCATACCTGTCTGGATACCAATGGCTTTGCCAAGCACATTAACTACGATGTTACTCGTCTGTTAAGTAATACCGACCTGGTGTTGTTGGATATTAAGCACATGGATGAAGAGATGCATCATAAGCTGACCTATGTCACCGGCAGCCATACCCGGCACTTTGCTGAATATCTGGCAGAGATTAAAAAGCCTGTCTGGATTCGTTATGTCGTTGTCGATGGTTACACAGTCGACCCTCACTACGCTGGTATGCTGGCTGAGTTTATCGAGCCCATGAAAAACGTTGAGAAGGTTGAGATACTGCCTTATCACAGTCTTGGGGTCCATAAATGGAATTTGTTAAACGACACTTATGAATTGGAAAAGGTGACTCCTCCTACCAGAGAGCAGCTAGACCTGATCCGGGATGAGTTTACTTCGAGGGGAGTCGTGGCGGCCTACTAA
- a CDS encoding ankyrin repeat domain-containing protein, producing MKLNLNNLKEVILMNLTPETPDCFNQSRMNEMISLQGGLVSDGTTSNVTAQEDDNSLCGICLQSLFGQHTVTMLHKNNRYYHYSEKPGRHFFHNKCLRDYRSSSPVLNIRCPSCRTPAPINQDISFSPVAHAVEADREEQALELIADGVDPNVLHSEAGMAAIHIAAKNGNPELIRSLLNSGANINLQDKKGMTPLHHAVCNSNIQTLKIILDLKADMNIQNKAGDTALYMAAEDPENPDLFDTLIDNGASFDKTATDGKNVMHAAAQSGHERALKKLIAKHADVNAVDLDGCTPLFCATYDSRYYNRGVLKKNAPELARILLSAGARIDLFTEAGHSAFDAISHDPLSLELLKELLPAGMAAFADVNLPVCSTRETLLFFALLAKDKEAVQKLIARGAKADASIPGFGTFRFEALLEHLGEQKQAFVEILNQAGSIPSEDG from the coding sequence TTGAAGCTTAATCTTAACAACCTGAAAGAGGTAATACTCATGAATTTAACACCTGAAACTCCTGACTGTTTTAATCAGTCTCGAATGAATGAAATGATTTCTCTTCAGGGCGGACTTGTATCAGATGGAACTACTTCCAATGTAACTGCCCAAGAAGATGATAATTCCCTCTGCGGAATATGCCTGCAAAGTTTATTCGGCCAACATACTGTTACGATGCTGCATAAAAATAATCGTTATTACCACTATTCCGAAAAACCTGGCAGGCATTTCTTCCATAATAAGTGTCTGCGTGATTACCGTTCATCTTCTCCTGTATTGAACATTAGATGTCCTTCCTGTCGCACACCTGCCCCTATTAACCAAGACATTTCTTTCTCGCCCGTTGCCCATGCCGTCGAGGCCGACCGGGAAGAACAAGCACTCGAACTGATCGCCGATGGTGTCGACCCAAACGTTCTTCATTCAGAGGCGGGTATGGCAGCTATTCATATTGCCGCAAAAAACGGTAACCCGGAATTGATCCGTTCACTGCTAAACTCTGGGGCAAATATTAATCTGCAAGATAAAAAAGGGATGACGCCTCTACACCATGCTGTATGTAACAGCAATATTCAGACATTAAAGATAATTCTGGACCTCAAAGCAGATATGAATATCCAGAACAAAGCTGGTGATACAGCTCTTTACATGGCTGCCGAGGATCCTGAAAACCCTGATTTATTTGACACCTTAATCGATAATGGCGCCTCCTTCGATAAAACAGCTACAGATGGCAAAAATGTCATGCACGCAGCTGCACAATCAGGGCATGAGCGGGCACTGAAAAAACTGATAGCCAAACACGCAGATGTTAATGCGGTTGATCTGGATGGATGCACACCTCTTTTCTGTGCAACTTATGATTCTCGCTACTACAATAGGGGAGTTTTGAAGAAAAATGCGCCTGAACTTGCCAGGATACTCCTTTCGGCAGGAGCCAGAATTGACCTTTTTACTGAGGCGGGGCATTCCGCTTTTGATGCAATTTCGCACGACCCTCTTTCTCTAGAGTTGCTCAAGGAATTACTTCCGGCTGGCATGGCTGCCTTTGCCGATGTCAATCTGCCAGTTTGTTCTACTAGAGAAACGCTTCTTTTTTTCGCACTTTTGGCAAAAGATAAAGAAGCGGTTCAAAAACTTATTGCCAGAGGGGCCAAAGCTGATGCTAGCATTCCCGGCTTTGGCACTTTCAGGTTTGAAGCTCTGTTAGAACATCTGGGCGAACAAAAACAGGCATTTGTTGAAATTCTTAATCAAGCAGGCAGCATTCCAAGCGAAGACGGGTAA
- the msrA gene encoding peptide-methionine (S)-S-oxide reductase MsrA, which yields MLFEKHQLPSEESALKGRDRAIEVPAEHFVNGHAIVPPFPGSLEVIYVGMGCFWGAERLFWKQEGVWSTAVGYAGGYTPNPTYEEVCTGGTGHAEVVIIVFDPGIIRLEALLKLFWESHDPTQGMRQGNDRGTQYRSVIYTTSHEQSEKARESMAQYQTALNESGRGSITTEIVDAPAFYYAEPYHQQYLAKNPQGYCGIGGTGICMPPSLHG from the coding sequence ATGCTGTTTGAAAAACATCAACTGCCCAGTGAGGAAAGCGCTTTGAAAGGGCGTGATCGCGCGATTGAAGTGCCTGCAGAGCACTTTGTAAATGGTCATGCTATTGTTCCCCCATTTCCCGGTTCTCTGGAGGTGATTTATGTCGGTATGGGCTGTTTCTGGGGGGCTGAAAGGCTGTTCTGGAAGCAGGAAGGTGTCTGGTCAACGGCAGTAGGGTATGCGGGAGGTTATACCCCTAACCCGACTTATGAAGAAGTGTGCACTGGTGGCACAGGCCATGCGGAAGTGGTCATAATTGTTTTCGATCCGGGCATTATCCGACTGGAAGCTTTGCTGAAACTGTTTTGGGAGTCTCATGATCCTACCCAGGGTATGCGGCAGGGCAATGATCGGGGCACTCAGTACCGTTCTGTGATTTATACCACTTCCCATGAGCAGAGTGAGAAGGCTCGTGAATCCATGGCCCAATATCAGACAGCGTTGAATGAAAGTGGTAGAGGCAGCATTACTACCGAAATTGTTGATGCTCCGGCCTTTTACTATGCCGAGCCTTACCATCAGCAATATCTGGCCAAGAACCCTCAGGGATACTGTGGTATCGGGGGGACTGGAATCTGCATGCCTCCCTCATTGCATGGATAA